TGGTAGTTGATATTCATATTAGTAATCATACTTGTAAAAATATCAGAAACATTAAATTGAATAATAAATAAAATAGAAGATATTAAAAAAATAAAAATAACAGCACTTCATTTTCCAAATGATTTTAATGTAAATGATAACTGTACCCGAAAGATAAAGTTAGTCTTTGCAAATAAGTGCTTAATAAAATTACTGAAGTAATTGATCCGATAGCTATTAGCCCCACCGGTTAATTCTAAAATTGGTTTTTTAATATATAACAAGGTTAACAAAAAAGAACCAAGAGCAAAAAGAATCGGAATCACCACAAATAAGATTACCATAAAGGGTCAACTAGTATAAATCATTTGAAACGGAATCATTAAACCATTAACATATAAAGCATTGACATAAGTTTGAATTGATAAACTACAGAGATAACCAATTGAAACCCCTAAAATCATTGTAAGAAAAAAATTTAACGCAAATACTCATGACAATTCATGGATAGTATAGCCAAAGGATTTAAAAATTCCAATTTGTTTACGGGTTTTATTCATTTCTTTTTTCATTGTGTAGTTAATAAAAATAAAACCTAAAAATAATAGCACTGAACCAATCACCGCATACATAATAATTTGAATCTGGATTGCTTGGGTTTGCTGCGCAATAACTGAATCACTAAACGCTAACAAACCATCAGGCGGATTTAAAAACGGAATTTGTAAGCGTTGAAACAATTGTGGTAAAGCATTGGTATGCATTTTAATAAGATATTCTAAAATACTATTCATGGTAAAATTAGTAAATTTATTATTGGCATAACCATCGGCAATCGCTGCGATTTGGCCTTGGGAAAAATACATCTGCCCATAATTACTATCACTATTGGTTTTATTATTACCATTGCTAGTTCGAATAATAGTATCAAGGGTAATTCCAAATCCAACAATTTGATATTGATATTGGGGATCATCGGATAATTTAAAAGTATCACCAAGATGATAATTAAATTTCTGGGCAAACACGCTCCCTAAAATTATTTCGTGTTCATTCGTTGGCAAGCGCCCCGCATATAATTTTAATTGATTAATTGTAGCTGACTTATTAGTATTAAGATTAATTAAATCATAAGGAACAATATAATAATTCATCGGAATTTGGTCTTTGGTTGTTAAAAATAAACCTTCATTAATGGCTGCTTCTCACCGGTTGGTCCCCACTGGATCTGCTAAAAAGCGGGTTGCTAGTTCATTTAATGCCCAGTAATTATAGTTTTTTAAATAATTAAAAGTACTAGGGTTGATGCCATCCACAGTTTTTCCGGTTCCTCTAATTGTACTAATTACTTGTAATTTACTTAGAATACTTTTTAATTGGCACACCTTTTGGCTTTCGGGATCATGTTTTTTCCCACACTTATCTAAAGTATCTTTTCACCATTTACTATTTTTATCAAGCATTGGAATCCCATCACTAGTTACGGTTATTTTTTGACCATTTTCATCAACATAATAATTATTTAAATAATAGTTTTCTAAAAATTCATAGCGATAATTTCCACGCGTTGTAAAATAATAATCTCATTGTTTAGAGGTTTTGGTAATTTCATCATATTTAATTTTAAATTGAATTGCCCCAGACAACACTCCAGCTAAACTAGCAATAATGATAATTACAAATAAAATTAAACCAATTGCTTCAATTCAATTTTTAAAATAGGCCTTTAAATAGCTCTTAATGATTTGTTTCATTAATGGTCTCCTTTAAACAAAATCAAATTATTATTGTACAAATATTATAAATTATTTATTAAGTAGTTTGTTAAAAAGATAGCCAATGTTTTTAATAATATCCGTTGGTAAAACTGGCTTTTTAGTTTTGGCAATCTCATCAGCAACTAACCCATGGAAATAAACTCCTTGGTAGGCACTTGTTAATAACGGATAATTTTGTCCCACTAAACTAGTAATAATTCCGGTTAAAACATCGCCCGCACCACCCATTGCCATATACGGATTACCAGTACTATTATAGTAGAGCGTATCACCATCACTAATAATCGTTTGGTACCCTTTTAAGACAACAATAACTTGGTATTTTTTAGCAAAGTCCTTTACTAATTGGGCCCGATTTTTTAAAACGGTGTTAACTGGTTGGGAAAGCAATTCGGCAAATTCTTTAGGATGCGGAGTAATAATTGCGCGGTTTGCCACTCGTTTTAAGATACTAGCATTTAATAATTTAATCCCATCCGCATCAAAAATAATTGGTCCCGGATAATTTGCTAACATAAACTCTAACATAACTAAAGTTTGTGGTTTAACTCCTAATCCTGGTCCTAACCCACAAGCACTAATTTTATTTTTTAATAAGGTGGCTAATAATTCTTTATTATCAAGACTAACGGGAATTACTTCAGGAGTTAGGCCACTCATTTTATTAAGTTCAGTTTCTCGCGTTGCTAAGTATACTAACCCACTGCCCATGTTAACACTACTATTGGCAACTAGAACACCTGTGTTAGGATAAGTTTCACTACCCGCTCATACTAAAACACTGCCATAATCGCCCTTATGCGAAATTACATTTCGGGGTGGAAATTTTAAATTATCAATTCAAAATTCGTGGTGGTTGGGAAATAAAGTTTCAAAAATTACAGTTAGGTCGGGAGTTGGAAACTCTAAATCTCATACGACAACCTTACCTAAATAAGGAATGATCTCATAATTAGTAAAGGCCGTTTTAAAAGTTAAAAAGGTTACTGTCAGATCAGCTTTAACAGCAGTTTGCTTGATAACTTTCTCATCATTATTAATTCCGCTTGGCAAATCACAAGCAATAATAAATTTATTTTTAGCAGCGTTAATATTATTAATAATTTGAGCAACCTCTGCTCCTAGTTCGCCGTGGAACCCAACTCCAAACATACAGTCAATGATAGTTTCTGCTTTGGCAATTAATTCAGTAACGGGGGTTGGGGAAAAATAAAACTTAATATTATTATGTGTTTGGGCTTGGTGGTATCAATAACTAGTTTGCGGAGTTTTTTTATCGGCAAAAATAGTTTGTGTACAACAAATATAAACATTAATTTCTTTTGTAGGATCAAAGGTTGCTAATAAAGCAGCTAAGGCTATGCCATCACCTCCATTATTCCCATAATTACTAACGATTAAAAAATTTTGGTGCGTAAAATTCAGATTATTAAATAACCCCCGGGCACTGCGGGCCATTAATTCTTCGGGCGCATAATTTAAAGTTTTCACGAAATATTCATCAAGTTGATAAGTCATTTTACTAGTACCCACGTATTTCATTGTCATCATCCTTACTATGTGTCAATAATATTTTACTATTAGAAAATAAAAAAAGTTTTAAATTCCTGGTTTTTTTAAAATTTCAATTTTGTCACGATAATTTGGTAAGTACTTTTCAACATAATGCCAAAATGATTTGGAATGATTATGATGAACAAGGTGACTAAGTTCATGAACCACCACATATTCAATCACACTAGGGTCAAAATGAATTAATTTAATATTTAACACAATTTTGCCAGTTTGGGGATAACAAACTCCCCACTTTCTGGTCATTGATTTAATAGTTAGGTTTTTATATTCTAACTGCATAATTTTAGCTCATTTATTCACTAATTGTTCAAATTTATAAGTAAACTTCTGACGTAAAAAACTATGGAGTTTTTTTAAATTTTCTTCATAACTCCCATAATCTTTCATCATAAATAATTCTTTATTAATAATTTTGGTATGAATATTTTCATTTGTTAATTGGAGGGGGTATTTGTTATTAAAAACAATTACATAACCAAGTTGGTTAACAGGCGCAAAGGCAACTTTCCGGTAACTATCATGATAATCCATAATCGTCAGAATTTTTTTAATATTGCGATAAATTAGTCCTTCAATTTCTCAGTCATTAGCATGACTCGGCGCTGAAATTTTAATTTTGCCATTATTAACATTTAACACAATATTCTTTTGCTTTTTAATGGTTAATTCATATTTAATTAAATTTCCTTGGTAAGATAATGTTTTTGTCATTGTTATAATTCACCTTCAAATTATCAATCGTTCAAAGAAAAACCACAAAGCTTAACAAGGTGGTTTTGATTGTTTAATTATTGTGCTCGTCATTGTTATTGCGGGGCGGATAGTTATTAGCCGGTGGGTTTTGGTTATTAAACTCATTATGTTGCGGTTTTTTAACTGTAATATCTTCACGATATTTTTTCCCTGCTTTTCAGATTTTATCAATATCGCCTAAAAATACTTTGCCATCATAAGAATGATCAACCTTGGCATTTGGATTCGGACGAGCGCCCACAGTTCCTTTAGTATAAGGACCCCCAACTTTTTGTTCAAGTGTTCTGGTATCAATCTGGGCACTTTGTTTTGATTTAGGAATAAATAACGAAGTTTTGGGTTGTGCTTTATTAACTTGGTTCGGAGTTTGGTAATGATATGATTCATGGTGTTTAATAACATCACCTTTTTGCACTAACTCCGCACGGTTAGCAATGTCAACTCCTTTTGGTGATTCATCCAAAACTTCACCATCGCGTAAGGTACGCAAATATTGTCCCTCGGCACCCACACGAATTTCTTCTTTTGGTTCAGTCTTTCTAGTTGCACTAACTCAGCGACTATTATTAATACTATTTTCATTCGCAATTTTTTGGGCACTAGCCATCCGTTGTTTTAACTGCGCCATTTTTAATTTTAAATCATTATTAACGCTTGGGGTTTGATTAACCGGCGGAACCGCACGTGGTTTAATTTCATTTTCTTGAACAAATTGTTTTTGGGGAACTGTCCCACGGGCTCCAATTCGCCCCGCAGTTAGGTTAATAGCACGTTGACGGTTACGGTCAGCTTCTGATAGTTGCGAATTATTCATTGCGGCAAAACTATATTTTAAACCAATAATCGCCCCAATTGTTAATAAGAAGGGACCAATTAAAAATAAGATTTCTAATGGTTGAAATTTTAAACCATAACGATATTTTTGGTCAATTGTCGTTGGGGTTACCGTGGCTAAATAAATTGCCACAATTGTTAAGATTAATGACCCCAATCCCACAATAAATGCTAAAAAGTGACCAAAAACTTTAAAACCATTATTTTGAGGAATTAACACTGGGATTAAGTATAATAAAGCAATTCCAAAAGTAATTGCAATTAACACCCCCCCAACCGCGGTTTGGTTGGCAAGCATTTTTGTGACTGCACTACTATTATCGCCCCCAATTGCGTGCACAACGTTAACAAGATCAGCAAAAATTATTGTTCCCGGAACTTTAACCCCTTCATCCGTAGCATCTTTGGCAACAATAATTAACACCCCAAAAATTATTGTTGATAAAAGTGCCCCAATAATAATTAAAATTCTTGATGATATTTTTAAACTCTGCATATTTACTCACCCATATTTCTTTATATATTGTCTGACATATAACCATTACTATACTATTTTATTTTACATTATTTTTAGCAAAAAGGAATTAGTTTAAGAAAATTATTTACTTTTCGAAGTTAATTGGGATATCTTGATAAACAAATAATAAACTAAGAAAATAAAACCCCTATTTACCTAGGGGTTAATAAATCTTAAATTAAAAATTAATAAATAATCTTAATTCAATGTTAAGTTTTCTAATAATAAGTGGAATGTTCCTGTTGCTTCAGTTGAAGTTATTGCTAAATAAAATAGTTTATCTTGCACAATTGTGTCATCACTATATTTATCTCCAGGTACATATGTTCCTTCCGAACCAGGAGTTGCAATTTCTAGCTGATCAATACTAATTTCACTAATACTCATTGATAATGTTTTATTAATATAATCAATTGCCGCTGTTTTATATGTGGAATCTAAATTAAACATATCTTTTAACTGTCAAGCATAGTAATAAAATCCGTGGTTAGGTAATGCAATCGCTGATTGTGGTGTTGTATCTTGGTGATCAATACTTTCTGATTTTGTATAGTCAATTGTTAGATTATTACTAAATGGCGAAGTAATTTGGAAATTTGCATATTCTTGGTTTGGTTGGTAACCATTTAAACTGAATTCTTGACTAGCACCATTAAAATAAACAGATGCTATTAAAGATCATGAATAATTACCATATCCCACATTGGTAACAATTCCATTAACTGCAACGACACTAAAATCTGAATAGTCAACTGCTGCATGCAAAATTTTATTATAATTTTGAGCAAGTAATGCTAATGTACCAGCTAAAGCTGTTCCCTGAAATTGAGAAGTGGCTTCAGTAACTTCAAATTTAGAAACATTGTTTTCTTTGATAAATGGAAGAAATTCATTTTTAATAAAATCTGCTAATGTAGCAGTAAAATCAGTTGTTGTTTGTTCACCTTCATTTGCAGGCAATTGCATTGCTGTTGTATCATAAGAATCTCTAAAATCTTGGATATCTGATACTTTTGTTTGGTTTTCACTAAAATTATCATAATTATGAATAATTAAAGGTGTTGTAGCTGATGCAGTTGTTAAAACTGACAATATAGTTAATAATGTTTTCATAATTCTACCTTCTCTTTCTTGTTTCCAACCCTCTAAAGTTCCTAAAATGCAATTAAATACTACATTCCCCCATATAACATAAATAAGTTCTTTAAAAAAGATAATTAACAAAAAAAATATAATATTATGTAAAAATTATACCTTATAATTTCAAATTTTTCATAAAAATTTCAAATTTTTTTAGTAAAAAATAAAAAAAACTTATTAATTAACTTAAAAATTAATGAGTTTTATTAATATTTAGCAACTGATTGTGTTCTGGAAAAGTATGATTAAAATATGGATTTACTCATCGAGTAACAGTTCGTCCATCACGTTGATAAGTATTAACAGCATTTCTTAAATTTGTTACCTTATTTTTAATCTCATTATAAATATCGCGTTTAGCAAAAGAAACCGAACTTGTTTGCTTTTTTATAATAACTGGGGGTGTTACTTGAAGCCGTGTCTTAATAAAATGTTGATGTTGAATTCTAGTTTTTATCTTATTGAGTTTGGGTTTCTCAACAATTATTGAAGAATCACTGGTTATCTTTTTTTCCCGCTTGTTTTTGTTGCTAATTTATTAACTTTAATCCCGGTTTTCTTAGGAACTGTTGGACTATGTAAGTTATGATTAATAATTGATAAAACAAATTTTTTTTCCTTATTATTTAATTCTCGTTTTGATCTAACAATTCGTTCTATAATTGTATAATTTAGTCTTAATGCTAATAATTTTTTAACAACCTGCTTTAGTTTTTTATTTTCTATTGCATTAATTATTTGCTGATCACCAAAAGTTTTCATCTTACTTGACTGTCCTTTCTTAGTTTAGTATTATCAAAAATTTTCTATTTTTATTATACATCTTTTGCTAAAAATTTAAGAAAAATATTAAAAATATATATTTTTCATTAATTTTATAAAAGGAAGGACTAAGGTTAAATAGTATAAAGTTAATTTTGCAAATAAAAAAGTTATTTTAATTAATTAAAATAACTTTGATATATTAATTCTTTTATTGTTTTACTATGTAAAAGTTAGTTTCTTCATATTTACTTCCAAATGGAATATAACTAAAATAAGGATCATAAATGCTTCTACCATACATAAATTTAACTTCTCAATTTACTTCATTATTTTGATCATCATTAAATAATATGGTTGAATCATCTATGAGCTTAGATTTTGAGGCATTTTTAAAACTATTTTCTAATCAAAAATAATTTGCGTCAATTAAAGCATTTTCTCTAAAATGGTTACTTAAAATATCTAAAATTTTACTTTTAGATGTAATATTACTTTTAATTTGGTTAAAAATATTACTATTTACAAAAAGTTTTATTCTATCGCCATTTTTTGTAGCATTATAAAATTTAAAAAACTCGTAAATTAAGGTTCCAAAATTATTAATTTTATTATTTAAAGCTTCTTTTGTTAAATAAATATTAATTTTTTCATTTGCAAAATTATTGCTAATTAAAGGGATTCCCCAAATTTTAAAATAGCATAAATTAAAACTAAAAGAATTTAATAAAATTTTATTATCTCATTCTTCTCTTAAATACTGTTTATTAAAATCATCGCCATTATCTTTTAACTTATTATTATTAAATAACCAGTTTAAATCTTGGTCACTAATATTATCCCTATAAACTGAATAGTCATAATATAATTTTCATCCCTCCTGGGAAGGTACAGAATGTAATAATTCTTCATTATCATTAATTTGATAATTAATTTCATCTTTATTTATATTGTTATTTAAAAAATTTAAAAACTCATATTTTATATACTTACTAGTTTCTCTTACAGCAATATTATTAAATAAAAAATTATTGTTTTCATATAATTTTTTATATAACGAATTATTTTGTGGATCATCTATTATAATTTCATTATTTTTTTCACCATTAAATTTTTTTATTTCTCCTAAAATTTTTGAGGCATACTTATTTACTAGACCCTGAATATATTCCTTATGATTAGTAAAAATAAATTCACCAATTAAATTTATTTTGGTTTTGTGTTCTTTATAATTTAATTCTATTTCAAATTTATAACTTAAATTAATTGTTTTAATACTTGATATATCAAATTGGGTAGTCTTATTAAGATTGTAAACTTCTGGATTAATATAACTTCCGATAATTTCAATCGAATTTTTGATAATTTCAATAGGTGGTTTAATATTGCTAATATAAAAATTAGAATATTCATTCATAAGTTCTCTATTTTGAGATTTTTGTCAATTATTAATAATATAATCCATAATATTTTTTTCAGTACCATTTTCTATTTTAATATTATCATTCGCTTCTGTAATTTGTGAAAATAATTGGCTATTTTCTAGCTTAATAATACCTTCGCTATTTACTTTTTCATAAAATTAATTTTGTACTTTATTTTTTATATCATTTAAAGTTTCCATATCTTTTATTTTTTCTGATTATTTTTTATTAGTGTTTTCTTTCTTAAGAGTTGTACAAGCGTTTATATTACTCACTATCGATGTTGTTAAAGTAAATATTCCTAATAAACTCATTAATTTTTTCACTTTTTCTTTAACCTCCCATTATCAATTATTAAAATAATTGATAATAAAATTATATAAATTTAAAATTATATAATTAATTCCTTACATAAAAAAATTTCTAAAAATACAAAAAAATTGATAAATTTAGAAAAATTTAATTTTTGAATTCAATATATATAAATTAAAATAAAGACTACTAATTTTAATTAAGGTTTATTACTCAAAAAATTGTTTTAATTATTACTAAAAATTATTAATAAAAAACTCTTTTTTATATAACAAAAAGAGTTTTAAAATAGAAAAGTTTTCTTTTTAAAGTAATTTTTATTTGATAAATTTAAACAATTTACTTTTTAAATGTTATTATACTAAATCATCTTTAATTAGTAAATAAAAATATCAAGACGTTACCGGTGTATAACAAATTGAATTATTGATGCTTTTACCACCATACATTAAATCAAAATTTCATGTTATTCTTTTTGGAAGTTTAATAGTATGTTCATCAACTATTGTTCAAGTATGATTTTGCTTAGTTTCATCTCCTAAAGTAAACATATCAATATCCTCTAATTTAGCGATATCTTCTTGATTAATAAAATCATTGGTAAGATCTATCAATGCATCATCATATTTTTTATTTCTAATTTGGTCAAACAAATTTTTTGGTACATGAAGTACTCAATGATCACTTTCTGACTCAATATGATAATTTTTCATAAATGAAGTAACAATTTTAGCAAAATTAAATAGCTTTTTATCTAATCCATCTTTTGAAATACCAACTGTAACTGTTAGGGGTTTTCCTTCATTTGAAACAATTCCCGATAATGGTAAACCGGCTATACTAATTTTTGCTAAATTAACATTAAAACTAGCCAATTGTAATTCATCACTAATAATTTCAAACACTTTTAAGATTTGTTTATAAAATGGTAAAAAGTTTTCTGGGGTAATTTGATCTGGTTGAAATCCCTTTCCTGCCCAGTGATCAGAAGAATATTTAGAATCGGCAACTCCAATTCCATTTGTTGTTTGGTCAATGGCAGAAGATAACAACGTTAAAATTGATTTATCATCATTTCATGTTACTTGTTGCATTATATCAGTTAGTTCTGGATCACTATTTAAAAAACTAATCAACTCAGATTGAACAATATTGTCTAGATTAATATGTGAAGTTGTATAATTAATATCAAAATTATCATATAATTTTTGGTAGGCAAGCTTTTTATCAATTATAATATCTTCGTCACTAAAATAATTAATAATATCACCTGATAATTTAGCCATTGATTCAGTTTGAAATTGATTAATCTTTTGCGGATCATTAGAAATAATAAAATTAAAGGTAAAATTATTAGATGAAGAGATTTTCTTATATTCTATATTATAATGAATATTAAATTGATAAGAAACAGCTTTTAGGCCAGTAATATCCACACTTGGATTTAAAGAACTTAATTGGCTTAAATCAATGTATCCTAAAGAGCTACTATCTTGGTCATGGTTTCAATTTACTGGATAACTGCTTACATATACATTGGAATAATCTTGCGCGATTTGAATGTTAACTTGATTTAAATAGTTTTGAAATAATGTAGTAATATCTTTAATTTCTTCTTTAACATCACTATCATTTGGATTTAAAGTTACATTTTGATTACTTTCATTTACTTTGCCAAAAAAGTTATCAAAAATCGTTCCATAATCAGTTGAATTAATAACTTGATTAGAATTTAAAAAATCTAAAAACTTGGTGTTAAGTTCATTTGCAATATCATTTAAAACTTTTGCATCTTGAGCTGTGGAATCCGAAGGAATGTCGCTACTTTCATGATTTCCACCACATGAAATGATACTTGTGGTAGTTCCCGATATCAAAGTTAATGCACTTAAAATTGTCAGTAATTTTTTCATATTTTTGTTTCTCCTTTTAATTATAATTTATTTTTTATTACTTGCTATTCTATGATTTAAAAAGTTAAAACTAAAATCAGCTGGGGAAATTTTATTAACAATAATTTTTTGTTGAATAGCAAAATTAGT
The sequence above is drawn from the Spiroplasma eriocheiris genome and encodes:
- a CDS encoding FtsX-like permease family protein; this translates as MKQIIKSYLKAYFKNWIEAIGLILFVIIIIASLAGVLSGAIQFKIKYDEITKTSKQWDYYFTTRGNYRYEFLENYYLNNYYVDENGQKITVTSDGIPMLDKNSKWWKDTLDKCGKKHDPESQKVCQLKSILSKLQVISTIRGTGKTVDGINPSTFNYLKNYNYWALNELATRFLADPVGTNRWEAAINEGLFLTTKDQIPMNYYIVPYDLINLNTNKSATINQLKLYAGRLPTNEHEIILGSVFAQKFNYHLGDTFKLSDDPQYQYQIVGFGITLDTIIRTSNGNNKTNSDSNYGQMYFSQGQIAAIADGYANNKFTNFTMNSILEYLIKMHTNALPQLFQRLQIPFLNPPDGLLAFSDSVIAQQTQAIQIQIIMYAVIGSVLLFLGFIFINYTMKKEMNKTRKQIGIFKSFGYTIHELSWVFALNFFLTMILGVSIGYLCSLSIQTYVNALYVNGLMIPFQMIYTSWPFMVILFVVIPILFALGSFLLTLLYIKKPILELTGGANSYRINYFSNFIKHLFAKTNFIFRVQLSFTLKSFGKWSAVIFIFLISSILFIIQFNVSDIFTSMITNMNINYQPGVDHRFKFPKQMIEASTVTESGGAEKLKLVNVNNTRYFPSTNVEQEPEVIKSTTEFKTMLTQLEEAKKTSPSYCAVALAQIASYHPGYKAIYVADLVQYLTLASPCLGQTIPIPDWIKNLEQLPNILDLQTTHTILAFNQVYYNPQTELPYLNLKVSSSAQENVVLNDISLVGLPSQKWNQFYRFDKVPASQVDDIFTTNLINGKIPAIISYRFAKLAHLQVNDHFNLTINNRLSKFNVPITIKGIIKNDNLKNNVFVNYDNLKNLYVDNNDRPLPVFYNSIISKEQLIDPSINIDDVIKGKTIVKFRLQNLALNFFNTDLNNSLLDILKKLVNDDDNNATLLLNPNSISTIALQQAIAKAALKLVNNSLLIMQILNGAIIFIILAVVTSSVIDEASQIILTMRALGYRPGQVNFIVIGNYVLGIILTFIISYFLTLLIWKIALDIIFTKFMVVLNIPLNWQTPLKAGVIIGVVLVLSWMLSMYLVKKRKLNELTE
- a CDS encoding bifunctional ADP-dependent NAD(P)H-hydrate dehydratase/NAD(P)H-hydrate epimerase, with protein sequence MKYVGTSKMTYQLDEYFVKTLNYAPEELMARSARGLFNNLNFTHQNFLIVSNYGNNGGDGIALAALLATFDPTKEINVYICCTQTIFADKKTPQTSYWYHQAQTHNNIKFYFSPTPVTELIAKAETIIDCMFGVGFHGELGAEVAQIINNINAAKNKFIIACDLPSGINNDEKVIKQTAVKADLTVTFLTFKTAFTNYEIIPYLGKVVVWDLEFPTPDLTVIFETLFPNHHEFWIDNLKFPPRNVISHKGDYGSVLVWAGSETYPNTGVLVANSSVNMGSGLVYLATRETELNKMSGLTPEVIPVSLDNKELLATLLKNKISACGLGPGLGVKPQTLVMLEFMLANYPGPIIFDADGIKLLNASILKRVANRAIITPHPKEFAELLSQPVNTVLKNRAQLVKDFAKKYQVIVVLKGYQTIISDGDTLYYNSTGNPYMAMGGAGDVLTGIITSLVGQNYPLLTSAYQGVYFHGLVADEIAKTKKPVLPTDIIKNIGYLFNKLLNK
- a CDS encoding M48 family metallopeptidase translates to MTKTLSYQGNLIKYELTIKKQKNIVLNVNNGKIKISAPSHANDWEIEGLIYRNIKKILTIMDYHDSYRKVAFAPVNQLGYVIVFNNKYPLQLTNENIHTKIINKELFMMKDYGSYEENLKKLHSFLRQKFTYKFEQLVNKWAKIMQLEYKNLTIKSMTRKWGVCYPQTGKIVLNIKLIHFDPSVIEYVVVHELSHLVHHNHSKSFWHYVEKYLPNYRDKIEILKKPGI
- a CDS encoding lipoprotein, translating into MKKLLTILSALTLISGTTTSIISCGGNHESSDIPSDSTAQDAKVLNDIANELNTKFLDFLNSNQVINSTDYGTIFDNFFGKVNESNQNVTLNPNDSDVKEEIKDITTLFQNYLNQVNIQIAQDYSNVYVSSYPVNWNHDQDSSSLGYIDLSQLSSLNPSVDITGLKAVSYQFNIHYNIEYKKISSSNNFTFNFIISNDPQKINQFQTESMAKLSGDIINYFSDEDIIIDKKLAYQKLYDNFDINYTTSHINLDNIVQSELISFLNSDPELTDIMQQVTWNDDKSILTLLSSAIDQTTNGIGVADSKYSSDHWAGKGFQPDQITPENFLPFYKQILKVFEIISDELQLASFNVNLAKISIAGLPLSGIVSNEGKPLTVTVGISKDGLDKKLFNFAKIVTSFMKNYHIESESDHWVLHVPKNLFDQIRNKKYDDALIDLTNDFINQEDIAKLEDIDMFTLGDETKQNHTWTIVDEHTIKLPKRITWNFDLMYGGKSINNSICYTPVTSWYFYLLIKDDLV